In Desulfosporosinus youngiae DSM 17734, the genomic stretch AAAGAAAAAATACTGGGGTCAACATTTATGGGCAAGAGGGTATTTCTGCGCAACGGTAGGCACAGTGACCGAAGAAACTGTGAGAAATTATATAGAAAATCAGGAACTGCATGATAAAGGGGATAACTTCAGAATCGAAGACTAAGTTTCAGTTAGAAGTCTTTAGCTTGCTTTAGCAGATGGGCTTTTTAGAAGGCGTTCAGCCTTAACGCGAGTTTTACTCGCAACGTTAAATCCACCTGCTTCAGCAGGTGTGTTGTTTAATTATTCTTGCTTTCCTGGGCCGTCTGAATCCGGGCTTGACTTCATAAGAACAAATTCACTGTCCCTACTATTTAAGTATATTTCTTCAGTTAGACGCTGGGTTTGTTGAATTTCTTCAATGATATCGGTCATTTTGTTGAAGAGTATACTATACAGTTCTTTATAATTTACCAATGTTCTTCACCCCTATAGTGCTTTACACTCACTATTTTATGCGATAATCGCATAATAATCAATATGCGATTATCGCATACTATAAAATAGTGATGGGGTGAATACCGTGTACCAGCGATTACGTGACTTGCGAGAAGACGGGGATTTGACTCAGCAAGAGCTTGCTACCTTGCTGAAGGTAAGCCAAACAACCTATTCAAGATATGAAAGTGGTGTCCTGGATATTCCTAGTACCTCGCTTATTAAACTTGCCGAATTCTATAAAACTAGCATCGACTATCTGGTGGGATTGACTAATAATAAAAGGCCCTATCGTTAATGCTCAGTGGAACATGCAGTAAAATTGAAGAGAATTGGTTCACAATCTTCTCCAAGACCTTTGTGCTGAGGGTCTGAATTCAGACTTTCTACGTTAATCCAAACCAAAACTAAAGGGGAGCTATGCATGAAAAATAAGATTTTGGTAACTGGTGTGTTCCTTCTCTTAGTTCTTGCAGCGGGTGGTTACTGGGTTTATTCTGAACGGGGTGAGACAACAGTCTATGGTGCGATTGAAAAAACTGGACGAAGAGGCAGCCGGGTAATTTATCAGGAAAAAGTTAAGGGTGGCGTAGTTGTTTTCACTAAACGTCTTACCGGAGATAGTAACACAATTGATGCCGGCTATGTAAAAAAGGGGTTGTTTGGCTGGAAATGGATTTTGGGAGGCGGTTTTTCCGGCCACTCGGGACAGTATTTCCAAGCAGTTTCCGGAACTCCGTTTCCTATGCTGGTTGGCACCATTGACAATGACCAAACCACAGAGATTAAAGTGACTGATTCTGAACACAGAAATTCCAAAGATGCTAAAATAGTTGGTACCGGTGATGATCGAATTTGGTTTGTTTTTGTAAATGAATCTGACGGACCGGCTTTTGAAATAGACACGT encodes the following:
- a CDS encoding helix-turn-helix domain-containing protein; its protein translation is MYQRLRDLREDGDLTQQELATLLKVSQTTYSRYESGVLDIPSTSLIKLAEFYKTSIDYLVGLTNNKRPYR